Proteins from one Bombus pascuorum chromosome 15, iyBomPasc1.1, whole genome shotgun sequence genomic window:
- the LOC132914997 gene encoding solute carrier family 35 member E1 homolog, with product MDDRRNSREVVTILFLCLLWYGISSSSNVVGKMLLSEFPYPMTVTMVQLTSITVYSGPFFNLWGVRKYSNDIPWGYYLRLIVPLALGKFLANVFSHVSIWKVPVSYAHTVKATMPFFTVFLSRIILKEKQTWKVYLSLVPIVVGVAVATLTELSFNMIGLLSALASTMAFSLQNIYSKKVLHDTGIHHLRLLLILGRLALILFSPIWLLYDLWRLIYDPVTGESADLSYYIICLLLLDGVLNWLQNIIAFSVLSIVTPLTYAVASASKRIFVIAVTLFVLGNPVTWLNIFGMTLAILGVLCYNKAKYDQRIEKESRTTLPKYYDKDRNGSDSSFMVNGWTGKKHQLLAV from the exons ATGGACGATCGGCGGAACAGCCGCGAAGTGGTCACCATATTGTTCCTGTGCCTGCTCTGGTATGGAATCTCGAGCAGCAGTAACGTCGTCGGCAAGATGCTGTTATCGGAATTTCCTTATCCGATGACAGTAACCATGGTCCAGTTAACCTCCATCACCGTTTATTCAGGCCCGTTCTTCAATCTATGGGgtgttagaaaatattccaatgaTATTCCCTGGGGATACTATTTACGGCTAATCGTACCACTCGCCCTGGGCAAATTCCTCGCGAACGTGTTCAGCCACGTCAGCATTTGGAAAGTGCCCGTCTCTTACGCTCATACTG TGAAGGCTACAATGCCCTTCTTCACGGTATTCCTCTCAAGAATCATATTGAAGGAAAAGCAGACTTGGAAAGTGTATCTTAGCTTAGTTCCAATCGTGGTAGGTGTGGCTGTAGCCACGCTTACAGAGCTCAGTTTTAATATGATCGGCTTGTTGAGTGCCTTAGCATCTACCATGGCATTTTCCTTGcagaatatttattctaaaaag GTGCTACACGACACAGGAATACATCACTTGAGGCTTCTACTTATTTTGGGCCGCCTGGCACTGATATTATTTTCACCTATATGGTTATTATACGATCTGTGGAGGTTGATATACGATCCAGTTACTGGGGAATCCGCTGATTTAAGTTACTACATAATATGCCTATTACTATTAGATGGTGTGCTGAACTGGTTGCAAAATATCATCGCGTTTTCTGTACTATCTATCGTTACCCCTTTAACGTATGCAGTGGCCAGCGCGAGTAAACGTATATTCGTAATCGCGGTAACTTTGTTCGTGCTTGGGAACCCAGTGACGTGGTTAAACATATTCGGTATGACGTTGGCCATACTCGGTGTGTTGTGCTACAATAAAGCGAAGTACGATCAGagaatagagaaagagagtcgAACAACGCTTCCGAAGTATTATGATAAAGACCGTAACGGCAGCGATAGTTCCTTTATGGTAAATGGATGGACTGGAAAGAAGCATCAATTGCTTGCAGTCTAG
- the LOC132914968 gene encoding uncharacterized protein LOC132914968, whose product MPYYGDSLSYYYGGPFSNHSSLMTGAPRPLHSPLSRYSPHLSTISESPLSTLRRYSPASVPSRPRRVIDTADIDVSTPRTLTQESSHQRNRLRRDRPTIKIRSQALKDNPALRQHNERHEKSVGELLVEKFLIKDKKLDEAEKRLQLFHQVSLETEEDEEGQDLQQIKNKITRRFTRRRSSTDIQLDPEQIEREVTYAQVQAKVLDTLVAEEQAEIENEVRRGTLIKKGAPGGPRTIPIFCRSVDGEPGSQDEEEATSQKVRKTLKKVKKKKKTTEKPSPPEAGENLRERTPSTSSDASADVQTSENDEEKVRKRSRPQMFKVEASNSVGDFSTIWVNSSPVEQFRESVKIPVPKKLLTRKTDRREVEEESETEIVLPVKKPYIKDTSRNSVYFTVKTPPETVKTDPLKKLETITNGMKPEKTSEFLTEKKINQILPVDVTEEAKKTPEYSKEKILGQISSENVKEENKNTNQKTSSKDKMFPKEKKEVIRKKAIEIPKQKKLEFLDKKVPEFPVSSVVSVAKKEELADPKIYDDPMTTRVDESNVTLSVEPLASESSANEALPSAADGLPKASKINTDENNAVEAPKCTLRERQYLAKPTKAERDEDVVSSGKKVNKAVTLKNASKVGVSTEESNVDHLGQSLKEDNLLTKASSSLDDANNNLVIKTTLSEGLKGDTQKAEGSGKVAEKIGKHVIEDDKDNKVNGPSVEKMVKKGVEEVSRLPFKVPTKKTESNRIENKAEAKANLQSVTKTETQTNKEPKIPWRTKLSKVDTPGESSVALDRSISVDSTPVSTKEQIDPNALKQSISVDENLMTKMPLQKPAIVGEVGSLSKSTSTESIDFWSEIKGPESPKVTKVTNKGFNFAGFKSSESGQAVEDLGSGQLDKKKETDPKISVATPPAEFSNIAVIEEERKTEEKSSKFKTEQTIPSTGTLSTTSEKSDFDKGDSTPKKGLKKKKNLSITIDQDAYSTVKKAPSKREDSWSSTISIKSMTNSPDTTVPASEVSTPTAEIPVPVINIEETPTPTRCGSQVLYEEDEPKTPTNEYQEIEISTISKWNNRSDLSNVNEEKDIISVASKEANAICSPEDTPESSKKKKVVRKKKSSTIKKSSTKKESSKDNKGSKKSSTKKSSAKSQEVLKTSEVKNSAKTNPKNNTPTQKPIDLIRMFYTTPSALLTATPRDLSKVRRAKIKRKKHHSRTPSVSSDSTGSTTSTATTESSGSTCTDDDPEHKRMNSTRSNDSGFDGSPRISTPSQSSDNQRNSDSSDHFPSGRITPPATNLPRFKKYTVTDFNFLKVLGKGSFGKVLLAELRGTECVYAVKCLKKDVVLEDDDVECTLIERKVLTLATRHPYLCHLFCTFQTDSHLFFVMEYLNGGDLMFHIQKSGRFPEPRARFYAAEIWSGLNFLHKKGIVYRDLKLDNVLLDFDGHIRIADFGMCKLQIFLDRTADTFCGTPDYMAPEIIKGLKYNQAVDWWSYGVLLYEMLTGQSPFSGCDEDELFWSICNERPFIPRYLSQDSSDILIALLEKDSGKRLPGHEIALHSFFQQLPWDRLERRQLEPPFKPALEHTLDTKYFDTAFTAEKPRLTPVPEQILTSMDQGVFRGFSYTNPNATD is encoded by the exons ATGCCCTACTACGGAGACAGTTTGTCCTATTACTATGGGGGACCTTTCTCTAATCACAGTTCATTGATGACCGGTGCTCCACG ACCGCTCCATTCGCCGCTGTCACGATACTCGCCACATCTGTCGACCATCTCCGAGTCCCCACTGTCCACTCTGCGTCGTTATTCTCCCGCGTCAGTGCCCAGCCGGCCTAGACGCGTCATCGACACCGCGGACATCGACGTCTCGACACCCAGGACCCTGACTCAGGAGAGTAGCCATCAAAGAAATCGTCTACGTCGTGACAGACCCACGATCAAAATCAGAAGCCAAGCCTTGAAAGATAATCCTGCTCTGAGACAACATAACGAAAGGCATGAGAAGTCTGTGGGTGAATTATTGGTTGAGAAGTTCTTGATCAAGGACAAGAAACTCGACGAGGCGGAGAAACGTTTGCAGTTGTTCCATCAAGTCAGTTTGGAAAcggaagaagacgaagagggTCAAGATCTGCAAcagataaagaataaaattactaGAAGATTCACGAGGAGAAGATCTTCGACGGATATACAGTTGGATCCTGAACAGATAGAAAGAGAGGTAACTTACGCTCAAGTTCAGGCAAAGGTATTGGATACTCTGGTTGCTGAAGAGCAAGCTGAGATCGAGAACGAGGTTCGTAGAGGCACTTTGATTAAGAAAGGGGCTCCTGGAGGACCAAGGACGATTCCTATCTTCTGCAGAAGCGTTGATGGAGAGCCTGGGTCCCAAGATGAGGAGGAAGCTACGTCGCAGAAGGTAAGGAAAACCTTAAAAAaggtgaaaaagaaaaagaaaactaccGAAAAGCCGTCACCGCCTGAGGCAGGTGAAAATTTAAGGGAACGTACGCCTAGTACCTCCAGCGATGCCTCTGCGGATGTCCAAACAAGCGAGAATGACGAGGAAAAAGTTCGAAAGCGCTCGAGGCCGCAGATGTTCAAGGTCGAAGCCAGCAACAGTGTCGGAGACTTTTCTACCATTTGGGTGAACAGTAGTCCCGTGGAACAGTTCAGGGAAAGCGTGAAAATTCCCGTCCCTAAAAAATTACTTACACGGAAGACGGACAGGCGCGAGGTTGAAGAAGAATCTGAAACGGAAATCGTGTTACCCGTGAAGAAACCCTATATAAAGGATACTTCGAGAAACAGCGTGTATTTCACGGTGAAGACGCCTCCGGAGACTGTAAAAACTGATCCTCtgaagaaattagaaactatTACCAATGGAATGAAACCAGAAAAAACGTCAGAGTTTCttacagaaaaaaaaattaatcagatCTTACCTGTAGATGTGACAGAAGAGGCTAAGAAAACGCCAGAGTATTccaaagaaaaaatacttgGTCAGATCTCATCTGAAAATGTCAAAGAAGAGAATAAGAATACGAACCAAAAGACATCCTCCAAGGATAAAATGTTCccaaaagagaagaaagaagtaaTACGGAAGAAAGCCATTGAAATTCCCAAGCagaagaaattagaatttctaGATAAAAAGGTTCCAGAGTTTCCAGTGTCCTCTGTCGTCTCTGTTGCGAAGAAGGAGGAATTAGCAGACCCCAAGATCTACGACGATCCCATGACCACAAGGGTTGACGAGAGCAACGTGACGTTAAGTGTCGAGCCGTTGGCGAGCGAGAGCAGCGCCAACGAAGCGCTTCCATCGGCTGCGGACGGGCTGCCAAAAGCGTCTAAAATTAATACGGATGAAAATAATGCCGTAGAAGCGCCAAAGTGTACGTTACGAGAACGGCAGTACCTGGCAAAACCGACGAAAGCCGAACGCGACGAAGACGTCGTATCTTCGGGAAAGAAGGTGAACAAAGCTGTGACCTTGAAGAACGCCTCCAAAGTAGGTGTTTCTACCGAGGAGTCGAACGTAGATCATCTTGGACAGTCGTTGAAAGAAGATAATCTATTAACGAAGGCTTCCTCTTCCCTTGATGATGCAAATAATAACCTCGTGATTAAAACGACCTTGTCAGAGGGTCTCAAAGGTGACACGCAAAAAGCAGAAGGTTCGGGAAAAGTCGCTGAAAAGATAGGAAAACATGTAATAGAGGATGACAAGGATAACAAGGTGAATGGGCCGAGTGTTGAAAAGATGGTAAAGAAAGGTGTCGAAGAAGTTTCAAGATTGCCCTTCAAGGTGCCAACGAAGAAGACTGAGAGTAacagaatagaaaataaagcgGAGGCAAAAGCCAATCTGCAGAGTGTAACAAAGACTGAGACGCAAACAAACAAAGAGCCCAAGATCCCGTGGAGAACTAAACTTTCCAAGGTCGATACTCCTGGCGAGAGCAGTGTTGCTTTAGACAGAAGTATCAGCGTGGATTCTACGCCTGTTTCAACCAAAGAACAGATAGATCCAAATGCTTTAAAACAGTCTATATCCGTCGACGAAAATTTGATGACCAAAATGCCTTTACAGAAACCAGCGATAGTCGGAGAGGTTGGAAGCTTGTCTAAAAGCACGTCCACGGAATCTATAGATTTCTGGAGCGAGATTAAGGGACCGGAGAGTCCTAAAGTGACGAAAGTGACTAACAAGGGATTCAATTTCGCTGGTTTCAAGAGTTCGGAGTCAGGTCAGGCGGTCGAGGACCTCGGCAGCGGGCAGCTGGACAAGAAAAAAGAGACTGATCCTAAAATAAGCGTCGCCACTCCGCCAGCCGAGTTCAGTAATATCGCCGTAATCGAGGAGGAGCGAAAGACCGAGGAGAAGTCGTCGAAATTCAAGACTGAACAGACAATACCCAGCACTGGAACGCTTTCAACTACTTCGGAGAAGTCAGACTTTGATAAAGGTGATTCCACTCCCAAGAAAGgattaaagaagaagaagaacctATCTATAACGATCGACCAAGATGCGTACTCGACCGTAAAAAAGGCTCCTTCCAAGAGAGAAGACTCTTGGTCATCGactatttctattaaatcCATGACGAATTCTCCTGATACCACTGTTCCGGCTTCCGAAGTCTCCACACCGACCGCTGAGATTCCTGTGCCTGTGATAAACATCGAGGAAACACCCACCCCGACTAGATGCGGTTCTCAGGTTCTGTATGAAGAGGACGAGCCCAAGACACCGACCAACGAATACCAAGAGATCGAAATATCGACGATTTCCAAGTGGAACAATCGCAGTGACCTTTCTAACGTCaacgaagagaaagatattATTTCAGTGGCCTCCAAGGAAGCCAACGCGATTTGCAGTCCGGAAGATACTCCAGAGTCCtctaaaaagaagaaggtggttagaaaaaagaaatcttctACGATCAAGAAAAGTTCTACTAAGAAAGAGAGTAGTAAAGACAACAAGGGATCCAAGAAGAGTTCTACCAAGAAAAGTTCTGCCAAGAGTCAGGAAGTCTTGAAAACTTCAGAAGTAAAGAATTCCGCTAAAACTAATCCCAAAAATAATACACCTACTCAGAAACCCATAGATCTCATTAGGATGTTTTACACGACTCCATCGGCGTTGTTAACTGCTACACCCAGAGACTTGTCTAAAGTTCGTCGAGCCAAGATTAAGAGGAAAAAGCATCACTCCAGGACGCCATCTGTGAGCAGTGACAGTACCGGAAGTACCACTAGTACGGCAACCACGGAAAGCAGTGGATCCACATGTACGGATGATGACCCGGAGCACAAGAGGATGAATTCCACCAGGAGTAACGACTCCGGCTTCGACGGTTCGCCAAGGATATCGA cACCTTCGCAGTCGTCGGACAACCAGAGGAACTCGGACTCTTCAGACCATTTCCCTAGTGGAAGAATTACGCCACCGGCCACCAATCTTCCAAGGTTCAAGAAGTACACTGTGACggatttcaatttcttaaaa gTCCTAGGAAAAGGCAGTTTTGGCAAAGTGTTGTTAGCCGAACTCCGAGGCACTGAGTGTGTATACGCAGTAAAGTGCCTGAAGAAGGACGTAGTTCTTGAAGACGACGACGTAGAATGTACCTTGATCGAAAGAAAAGTCCTGACTCTAGCTACGAGGCACCCATACCTCTGTCACCTGTTTTGCACCTTTCAGACAGATTCCCATTTGTTCTTCGTAATGGAATACCTGAACGGCGGCGACTTGATGTTTCATATTCAAAAGTCGGGTCGTTTCCCAGAACCAAGAGCTAGATTCTACGCGGCTGAGATTTGGTCTGGCTTAAATTTCTTGCACAAGAAAGGAATAGTGTACAGAGACTTGAAATTAGACAATGTGCTGCTTGATTTCGACGGACATATTAGGATAGCTGATTTTGGCATGTGTAAGCTGCAAATTTTCCTCGACAGAACCGCCGACACCTTCTGTGGAACGCCTGATTACATGGCTCCCGAG ATCATAAAGGGACTGAAATACAATCAGGCGGTGGACTGGTGGTCGTACGGCGTGCTTCTGTACGAGATGCTCACGGGACAGTCGCCATTCTCCGGCTGCGACGAGGATGAGCTATTTTGGAGTATATGCAACGAAAGACCGTTTATACCTCGTTACCTGAGCCAAGATTCCAGCGACATATTGATCGCCCTTCTGGAAAAAGACTCTGGGAAAAGGCTTCCTGGTCACGAAATTGCGCTGCACTCTTTCTTCCAA CAATTGCCATGGGATAGATTAGAAAGGAGGCAACTGGAACCACCTTTCAAGCCAGCCCTGGAGCATACTTTAGATACCAAGTACTTTGACACAGCATTCACTGCTGAAAAACCACGACTGACTCCTGTACCTGAACAGATCCTCACCTCCATGGACCAGGGCGTCTTCCGTGGGTTTTCCTATACAAACCCAAATGCAACAGACTGA
- the LOC132914983 gene encoding glutamate receptor-interacting protein 2 translates to MFSSLRLTTMRSHKNRARPGSVATSASSDSARPDEITSQSYHTHSFLLLDDQDSPVSTPSSVSSKVAQVRVEREGGSLGVTLRGGVSRALVVTGVKSDGPAAKEGRVRPGDRLLAVDDTELRGLTLAEAQRALRRSSDAPVASLTIEYDVANMEEARAATSGSLLVQLERGLSGELGLTVRETPNGVYIESLRPASTADRCGALQPGDKLLAVDETPVQDAVTAAKLLRNNFDSRIARLQILPRPPSASQRTVKRRAQPQAQQTSNQTLQTKESLTVVLRPDHKGFGLALKLAEDRLNYVVSLLEAGGPAERSGVLLPGDKVLAINRRMLRDLQPAEVTGILETSQMIELVTEYKVGGPVVPSSGVFTVRVARPIGGQPDVGLTVNEDLIITEVRKGSLAYRTGSLAPGDRLLAIDGQKLDPGDLRQAAQLLHRPGNSVIALTVRKPDPTSETREYCKESSIGSDSVQQYPSGILRPARESLPSVDSAVDSWGELGENSGTGPEILRLWDTASVDSGQLDVHMPPYPGPQECSNSDRPQQIVHVSLHKDPVYEDFGFSVSDGLYERGVYINRLRPGGPCDGVLKPYDRILRVNEASTEDCDCCLAVPLIAAAGPRLDLTVARPVSPPNIIKTL, encoded by the exons ATGTTCAGCTCGCTGAGACTGACCACCATGCGCTCGCATAAAAACCGTGCTCGGCCAGGAAGCGTGGCCACGTCCGCTAGTTCCGACTCAGCTCGACCCGACGAGATCACATCCCAGTCTTACCATACGCACAGTTTCTTGCTACTAGACGATCAGGACAGTCCTGTATCCACTCCTTCCAGTGTTTCCTCTAAAGTAGCTCAAGTTAGGGTGGAACGCGAAGGAGGAAGTCTCGGAGTTACCCTTAGGGGTGGAGTTTCTAGAGCTCTGGTAGTCACTGGAGTGAAATCTGATGGACCAGCGGCAAAAGAAGGAAGAGTTAGGCCTGGAGATAGATTATTGGCTGTGGATGATACCGAATTGAGAGGTTTGACCTTGGCAGAGGCTCAAAGAGCGCTTAGAAGAAGTTCCGATGCTCCTGTAGCTTCCTTGACCATCGAGTATGACGTTGCTAACATGGAAGAGGCGAGGGCAGCTACTTCCGGTTCCCTTCTGGTGCAATTGGAACGTGGACTCTCGG GAGAACTGGGTCTAACAGTAAGAGAAACACCAAACGGAGTCTACATTGAAAGTTTGAGACCAGCAAGTACGGCAGATCGCTGTGGCGCCCTGCAACCCGGAGACAAACTATTAGCGGTGGACGAAACCCCTGTCCAGGATGCAGTGACAGCCGCCAAACTGCTCAGAAACAACTTCGACTCTCGCATAGCTAGGCTACAGATCTTACCTAGGCCTCCTAGTGCTTCGCAGAGAACAGTCAAGAGGAGGGCGCAGCCACAAGCGCAACAGACCTCCAATCAAACTCTGCAAACGAAAGAGAGCCTGACTGTGGTCCTTAGACCAGATCACAAAGGATTTGGACTTGCTTTAAAGCTCGCTGAAGATCGTCTAAATTATGTCGTTAGTCTATTAGAAGCTGGAGGTCCAGCTGAACGCAGCGGAGTCCTTTTGCCTGGAGATAAAGTTCTTGCAATTAATCGTAGAATGCTCAGAGATCTTCAGCCAGCTGAGGTAACTGGCATTTTGGAAACTTCCCAAATG ATCGAGCTAGTAACGGAGTACAAGGTCGGTGGACCAGTTGTTCCCAGCTCAGGAGTGTTCACGGTGCGAGTAGCGAGACCTATTGGCGGACAGCCTGATGTAGGTCTCACGGTGAACGAGGACTTGATCATTACCGAAGTTCGTAAGGGATCTCTGGCTTACAGAACCGGCAGCCTAGCTCCAGGGGACAGACTATTAGCTATAGACGGGCAAAAACTAGACCCTGGCGACCTCAGACAAGCCGCACAACTGTTACATCGACCAGGGAACTCGGTTATCGCCCTGACCGTGAGGAAACCGGACCCTACGTCGGAAACCAG agAGTACTGCAAGGAGTCCAGTATAGGAAGCGATTCAGTGCAACAGTATCCTTCAGGAATTCTTCGACCAGCGAGGGAGAGTCTACCTAGTGTAGACAGTGCAGTGGATTCTTGGGGAGAGCTAGGAGAAAACAGTGGAACAGGTCCGGAGATTCTGAGGCTTTGGGATACAGCTTCAGTGGATAGTGGTCAACTGGATGTACACATGCCTCCTTATCCTGG GCCACAGGAATGCAGCAACTCAGACAGGCCTCAACAGATAGTTCACGTTTCCTTACACAAGGACCCAGTATACGAGGACTTTGGCTTCTCCGTATCCGATGGTCTGTATGAGCGTGGAGTTTATATAAATCGTCTTCGGCCTGGAGGACCCTGCGATGGCGTTTTAAAACCTTATGACAGAATTCTGCGAGTAAACGAGGCTAGCACAGAAGATTGCGACTGCTGCTTGGCTGTCCCGTTGATCGCTGCGGCTGGTCCACGTTTGGACCTCACCGTAGCCCGACCGGTATCTCCTCCTAACATTATAAAAACTCTGTAA
- the LOC132914975 gene encoding uncharacterized protein LOC132914975, protein MDPLLSSTSKKYRKEASINIPIIECKREFTLPHKFPSTVNSSKCSSIFKDHEASAITNAELQSNLSGIKNIKTLSTNAIQKLRIQTQDGKDLGEVKVKILNQKNLPSVPKITKVQQGRYYVKNSGTTSSVISQNDISALLKPLEPQLHAEVQKSTTRSPCCTKSHTQFVVKPLSSSELLASIKCKVPVTQSKKVVQKHYVLAKVNKVDQSNKLLLLNENGHNIFQNIPGVPEKNTEPGKNNIVLVNKQKNAEECIFKNNEKSKGNENNDVSRKTDISNNRSSIIQLAKSKFPVVRCEKLKISPTRVNTNKITVSCEKAKKRKHSNLDGQNHPVKKIIVSNINSCSPNSSEIQKFTSVLKKPANFIPKILDNNKSDDDKDDVMILCEKNTIIGECYNNTQEKNCTSALVNNKNVDKKTQGIFTEIGNKPKFCKNKSQNKIRAEETEDNEENGKLSECLNVIKEALISVKDDQLRAKALHALAECGIGIAKQVPIIPPEILRTVHDSQIQTDVFGLLDSESFVLVKENIPTVERIKQIERSTVNLSPVMQEVYTQTERQIQCKSNFNNNINDIDLFPMCKQDTIPLQNTVDFDNCFNELFNNNTDVNRVKEVLSTPHSLCKKVARQIERDYDEMQHYDDNGMLNIHRAVVNDQLHDVQRLLLILEASKTSIDVLTEDGRTSLELAIMNEASKDIVKLLLEAGAKPILSELVHDSAVLLACKQSSPFLSYLLSYVTEPELLNREDSTGMAPLHYCALKGNLDGINALVEMGAEINLKDHRSGRTPFFHALENNHMPVAQKLLECGAIADIVNFSGQSVLCLVDETKSHSFKALIKQIVT, encoded by the exons ATGGATCCTCTGCTTTCGTCAACTTCAAAAAAATACCGTAAAGAGGCCAGTATTAATATTCCAATAATAGAATGCAAGCGGGAATTCACCTTGCCACACAAATTTCCAAGCACGGTCAACTCGTCTAAATGTAgttcaatatttaaagatcACGAAGCGAGTGCTATTACTAATGCAGAACTGCAAAGTAATCTGAGtggaataaagaatataaaaacgttatctactaatgCTATACAGAAATTAAGGATACAAACACAAGATGGCAAAGATCTAGGTGAagttaaagtaaaaattttgaatcaAAAGAATTTACCAAGTGTCCCAAAGATTACTAAGGTCCAGCAAGGTagatattatgtaaaaaatagtGGTACCACTTCTTCTGTCATTTCACAAAATGATATTAGTGCATTATTAAAACCATTGGAACCTCAGTTACATGCAGAAGTACAGAAATCTACTACAAGATCACCTTGCTGTACAAAATCACATACACAGTTTGTTGTAAAGCCTCTTTCTTCTAGTGAATTATTGGCATCTATTAAATGTAAAGTGCCTGTAACTCAAAGCAAGAAAGTAGTTCAAAAGCATTATGTTTTGGCTAAAGTGAATAAAGTGGATCAAAGTAACAAATTGTTACTATTAAATGAGAATGGgcacaatatttttcaaaatattccagGTGTTCcagaaaaaaatacagaaccaggaaagaataatatagtattagtaaataaacaaaagaatGCAGAGGaatgtattttcaaaaataatgagaaaagtaaaggaaatgaaaataatgatgtttcaagaaaaacagatatatcaaataatagaAGCTCAATAATTCAATTAGCAAAATCAAAGTTTCCAGTAGTAAGATGTGAGAAGTTAAAAATCTCTCCAACTAGAGTTAATACCAATAAAATCACTGTATCTTGTGAAAaggcaaagaaaagaaaacattctAATTTGGATGGACAGAATCATCCTGTGAAAAAGATTattgtatcaaatattaattcttgTAGTCCAAATAGTAgtgaaattcaaaaatttacaaGTGTTTTAAAAAAGCCAGCAAATTTTATACCAAAAATACTTGATAATAATAAGAGTGATGATGATAAGGATGATGTTATGATTCTAtgtgaaaaaaatacaattataggcgaatgttataataatacacaagagaaaaattgtacttCGGCACttgtaaataacaaaaatgttgATAAGAAAACTCAAGGTATATTTACTGAGATAGGAAATAAGCCaaagttttgtaaaaataagagTCAGAATAAAATAAGAGCTGAGGAAACTGAAGACAAtgaggaaaatggaaaattatcagagtgtttaaatgtaattaaagaaGCACTAATTAGTGTAAAAGATGATCAACTTCGAGCTAAAGCTTTGCATGCCCTTGCGGAATGTGGAATAGGTATAGCAAAGCAAGTCCCAATTATTCCACCTGAAATATTAAGAACAGTTCATGATTCTCAAATTCAAACTGATGTATTTGGACTTCTTGATAGTGAAAGTTTTGTATtagtgaaagaaaatatacctACCGTAGAAAGAATAAAGCAAATAGAACGTTCCACTGTTAATCTTTCTCCTGTTATGCAAGAAGTATACACGCAAACAGAAAGGCAAATACAGTGCAAATctaactttaataataatatcaacgACATAGATTTGTTCCCCATGTGTAAACAGGATACAATACCTTTACAAAATACAGTAGACTTTGATAATTGCTTTAATgaactttttaataacaatactGATGTGAACAGAGTGAAGGAAGTATTGTCAACACCTCATTCCTTATGTAAAAAGGTTGCTAGGCAAATAGAAAGAGACTATGATGAAATGCAGCATTATGATGATAATGGCATGTTGAATATACATCGAGCTGTGGTGAATGACCAATTACACGATGTGCAAAgattattgttaattttagaagCTTCAAAAACTAGTATTGATGTATTAACAGAAGATGGAAGG acAAGTTTGGAATTAGCAATTATGAATGAAGCATCTAAAGACATAGTGAAATTGTTATTAGAAGCTGGAGCGAAACCAATTTTATCAGAACTTGTTCATGACTCTGCAGTACTTTTAGCCTGCAAACAATCATCTCCATTTTTATCATACCTTTTGAGTTATGTAACAGAACCTGAACTACTAAACAGAGAGGATTCAACAG GAATGGCTCCACTGCATTATTGTGCATTAAAAGGCAATTTAGATGGAATTAATGCTTTGGTAGAAATGGGAGCAGAAATAAATCTGAAGGATCATCGCTCAGGAAGAACGCCATTCTTTCATGCTCTTGAAAATAATCATATGCCAGTCGCGCAAAAGTTATTAGAATGTGGCGCCATCGCGGATATAGTAAACTTTTCTGGGCAATCTGTTCTATGTTTAGTAGATGAAACAAAAAGTCATTCATTCAAagcattaattaaacaaatagtAACTTAA